A region of Ferruginibacter albus DNA encodes the following proteins:
- the pth gene encoding aminoacyl-tRNA hydrolase: MSKFLIAGLGNIGNEYADTRHNIGFDVAHAFVQKHGGSFTLGRLAYTAEIKWKGKTFVVICPTTYMNLSGRAFKYWQDKEKVPLENTLTIVDDLALPLDKLRIRPSGSDAGHNGLKDIQNILGTDNYPKLRFGIGNNYPKGKQADFVLGKWQKEEIPLVQLKIQKSVEIIENFATIGIEQTMNAINKLSFRI; this comes from the coding sequence ATGTCAAAATTTTTAATAGCAGGCTTAGGGAATATCGGCAATGAGTATGCCGACACAAGACATAATATAGGTTTTGATGTAGCACATGCGTTTGTACAAAAACATGGTGGTTCTTTTACATTGGGGAGATTAGCTTACACAGCAGAAATAAAGTGGAAGGGAAAAACCTTTGTTGTGATCTGCCCTACTACCTACATGAATTTAAGCGGCAGGGCCTTCAAATACTGGCAGGACAAAGAAAAAGTGCCTTTGGAAAATACGCTCACTATTGTAGATGATCTGGCTTTACCATTAGACAAGCTAAGAATAAGACCTAGTGGCAGCGATGCGGGTCATAACGGGTTAAAAGATATACAGAATATTTTAGGCACGGATAATTATCCAAAATTGCGGTTTGGGATCGGTAATAATTACCCAAAAGGAAAACAAGCCGATTTTGTATTGGGTAAATGGCAAAAAGAAGAAATACCGCTGGTACAGCTTAAAATACAAAAGAGTGTTGAAATAATAGAAAACTTTGCAACTATCGGTATAGAACAGACGATGAACGCAATAAATAAGCTATCTTTTCGTATATAG
- a CDS encoding TatD family hydrolase, with protein MLIVDTHCHLYSEEFEKDINAVIERAESEGVNKFFLPAIDSNSLEQMLLLEEKFPGKCFAMMGLHPCYVKENYKEELAIVEQWLGKRKFAAVGEIGLDFYWDKTFTQQQYEAFHTQIAWAKQYGLPIVIHTRNAMRETIDLVKAYSWDVSGIFHCFGGNYEEAKEIIELGFYLGIGGIVTYKNSPLIDTLQKIDLKHIVLETDAPYLSPVPFRGKRNESSYLKYIIEKIADIKQVSKTEVAETTTANAKKIFSID; from the coding sequence ATGCTTATAGTTGATACACATTGCCATTTATATTCTGAGGAATTTGAAAAAGATATAAATGCTGTTATTGAAAGAGCTGAATCGGAAGGAGTAAATAAATTTTTTCTTCCAGCAATCGACAGCAATTCGTTAGAACAAATGTTATTATTGGAAGAAAAATTTCCCGGAAAATGTTTTGCCATGATGGGCTTACATCCCTGCTATGTTAAAGAGAATTATAAAGAAGAGTTAGCAATAGTTGAACAATGGTTGGGAAAAAGAAAATTTGCTGCAGTAGGAGAAATTGGTTTGGACTTTTATTGGGATAAAACATTTACGCAACAACAATACGAAGCCTTCCATACCCAAATTGCCTGGGCTAAACAATATGGGTTGCCTATTGTGATCCATACCCGAAATGCGATGCGTGAAACAATAGACCTGGTAAAAGCTTATTCATGGGATGTTAGCGGTATTTTTCATTGTTTCGGCGGCAATTATGAAGAGGCAAAAGAGATCATTGAACTTGGCTTTTATTTAGGGATAGGCGGTATCGTTACTTATAAAAATTCTCCCTTGATAGATACACTTCAAAAGATCGATCTGAAACATATAGTTTTAGAAACGGATGCCCCATACCTGAGCCCTGTGCCTTTTAGAGGAAAACGGAACGAGAGCAGCTATTTAAAATATATAATAGAAAAGATTGCCGATATAAAACAGGTTTCCAAAACAGAAGTAGCAGAAACAACAACTGCCAATGCAAAAAAAATATTTTCAATTGATTAA
- a CDS encoding polysaccharide deacetylase family protein — translation MFYFIKTPFWLKKIYKGCIWNINSVDDKTIYLTFDDGPHPTVTPFVLDELSKYNAKGTFFCIGKNVELYTVVYNRLLTEGHATGNHTFNHLNGWKTNDETYIRNITMAEEFIKNDLFRPPYGKIKRKQIKSLTKENHRYRIIMWSVLSGDFDKNLSVEQCLKNVLQNTKNGDIVVFHDSEKAFEKIKYALPKVLEHFSNKGYKFKKIT, via the coding sequence ATGTTTTATTTCATAAAAACTCCTTTTTGGCTAAAAAAAATATATAAAGGCTGTATTTGGAATATTAATTCTGTCGACGATAAAACAATCTATTTAACCTTCGATGATGGCCCCCATCCTACAGTAACACCTTTTGTTTTAGATGAACTTAGCAAATATAATGCTAAAGGCACCTTTTTTTGTATTGGCAAAAATGTTGAATTATATACAGTTGTGTATAACCGTTTACTTACGGAGGGCCATGCTACCGGCAATCATACATTTAATCATTTAAACGGCTGGAAGACTAATGATGAGACTTACATTCGTAATATTACGATGGCGGAAGAGTTCATTAAAAACGACCTGTTTCGCCCCCCTTATGGGAAAATAAAGCGAAAACAAATAAAATCTCTTACTAAGGAAAATCATCGTTACCGTATTATTATGTGGAGTGTTTTAAGTGGTGATTTTGATAAAAACCTTTCTGTTGAACAATGTTTAAAAAATGTTCTACAAAACACCAAAAACGGCGATATAGTTGTATTTCATGACAGCGAGAAAGCTTTTGAAAAAATAAAATATGCATTACCGAAAGTGCTGGAACATTTTTCCAATAAAGGATACAAATTCAAAAAGATAACGTAA
- a CDS encoding RNA polymerase sigma factor: MVKHNLDNIPRNEGDSFQVILQQAIEGDERAFKQLYDRLSGKMYSLCMRYIGNANDAKDVFQEGFIRVYKNLNTYKGSGVFEGWVRRIFVNTCLDYLKSKKKLFYSEINNYTELPTTADLNGVDKLSKDELINIIHQLPEGYKLVVNLYLVEGYSHKEISDMLGIAEGTSKSQLSRARLLLQKQILQYNG; this comes from the coding sequence ATGGTAAAACATAATTTAGATAATATACCACGCAACGAAGGCGATTCATTTCAAGTCATATTACAACAGGCAATAGAAGGGGATGAAAGAGCGTTTAAACAACTGTACGATCGACTATCGGGCAAAATGTATTCGCTTTGTATGCGTTATATTGGCAATGCCAATGATGCAAAAGATGTTTTTCAAGAAGGCTTTATAAGAGTTTACAAAAATTTAAACACGTACAAAGGGTCTGGTGTTTTTGAAGGATGGGTAAGACGGATCTTTGTAAACACCTGCCTTGATTACCTTAAGAGCAAGAAAAAGCTATTTTACTCTGAAATAAATAATTACACTGAATTACCTACAACCGCAGACCTGAATGGAGTAGATAAGTTATCGAAAGATGAACTTATAAATATTATACATCAATTACCTGAAGGATATAAGCTCGTAGTGAACTTGTACCTCGTAGAGGGATACAGTCACAAAGAAATTTCAGATATGCTTGGAATTGCAGAAGGCACAAGCAAATCACAACTTTCGAGGGCACGATTGTTGCTACAAAAGCAAATACTTCAATACAATGGCTGA
- a CDS encoding fumarylacetoacetate hydrolase family protein has translation MKIICVGRNYAAHAKELGNDIPDEPVIFMKPKSALLQSHTPFYYPEFTNELHYECELVIRVSKNGKYIQERHAGNYYNAVTVGIDFTARDIQNDLISKGLPWEKSKAFDNSAAVGKFIDFTPDINKKNINFSLSKNKEIVQQGNSGSMIFGIDSIVSHISNYFSLNIGDLIFTGTPAGVDECVVGDELEAYIDKQLLLKLDIK, from the coding sequence ATGAAGATAATATGTGTTGGCCGTAATTATGCGGCACATGCTAAGGAATTAGGTAACGATATACCGGATGAACCGGTAATTTTCATGAAGCCCAAAAGTGCTTTACTGCAAAGTCATACCCCATTTTATTACCCCGAATTTACCAATGAATTACACTATGAATGTGAGTTGGTAATACGTGTTTCCAAAAACGGAAAATATATACAGGAACGCCATGCAGGCAATTACTACAATGCGGTAACTGTTGGTATAGATTTTACTGCACGTGATATTCAAAACGACTTAATAAGTAAAGGATTACCCTGGGAAAAATCAAAGGCATTTGATAATTCTGCGGCGGTTGGTAAATTCATCGATTTTACTCCCGATATCAATAAAAAGAACATTAATTTTTCTTTATCAAAAAACAAAGAAATTGTTCAGCAGGGAAATTCCGGCAGCATGATATTTGGAATTGATTCCATTGTATCACATATCTCCAATTATTTTTCATTAAACATCGGCGACCTTATTTTTACCGGCACTCCTGCGGGTGTGGATGAATGTGTAGTAGGCGATGAATTGGAGGCTTATATTGATAAGCAATTATTGCTAAAGCTCGACATCAAATAA
- a CDS encoding recombinase family protein, giving the protein MGIEQFKAFGKVKPQKKVTDFNLVGYTRVSTKDQYENNSLGIQKDGIWKFVKENNYHLQDMLGGTYESASGDYTRKEFSKLIETIKSLKKKPYGIVVNIVNRFSRTGGNAVGLLEELIENMGVHLFEASTGRNTTTIAGKLEIYQALLEAQRENYSRLAVTISGMIKHLEKGYRFGKAGRGYDHFGPKVKDYNRMRKKQEIRINKEGKILRQAWKWKLQGEKDCIIIKKLSNLGVKISKQALSKMWRDPFYCGISTSRMLDGKVVYGQWEKMVSEQDFLYVQEIIKGNRHGYKHDNSSPKRPLSGFIRCQNCGKKMTGYEVKNKKTHYYKCQKCLGVSINVETTPKAKGKGANDLFIEELNKYQLPVNLIEPFKEQLKLTYNTLNGDLEQSNKLIYEQLEKLKIDFKKLKTRYALNADIDSDVYQELKTDFELKISTLESEIENGSQKISNLDNYITLSAEIVGNISKYWAFQELETQKRIQELVFPEGIMLDTKNRVYLTSKVNLIFEESSMLVKDSKEENKNDNDKKPLSSSIVARSRLELPTFGL; this is encoded by the coding sequence GAGAATAATAGCTTAGGAATTCAAAAGGATGGTATCTGGAAATTTGTAAAAGAGAACAATTATCATTTACAAGATATGCTAGGTGGAACATATGAAAGTGCTTCTGGAGATTATACCAGAAAAGAATTTTCCAAACTTATTGAGACTATTAAAAGTCTGAAGAAGAAACCCTATGGTATAGTTGTTAATATAGTGAATCGTTTTTCCCGTACTGGAGGGAATGCAGTTGGGTTACTAGAGGAATTAATCGAAAATATGGGAGTGCATTTATTTGAAGCATCAACTGGTAGAAACACAACTACAATTGCTGGTAAACTAGAAATTTATCAAGCCTTGTTAGAAGCCCAAAGAGAAAATTACTCAAGACTTGCGGTAACTATTTCTGGCATGATAAAGCATTTGGAAAAAGGATATAGATTTGGTAAAGCAGGAAGAGGTTATGATCATTTTGGACCTAAAGTAAAAGACTATAACAGAATGAGAAAAAAGCAAGAAATCAGGATTAATAAAGAAGGTAAAATCTTACGGCAAGCATGGAAGTGGAAATTACAAGGAGAGAAAGATTGTATTATTATAAAAAAATTATCTAATCTGGGGGTAAAAATAAGCAAGCAAGCTTTATCTAAAATGTGGCGAGATCCATTTTATTGTGGAATATCAACAAGCAGAATGTTAGATGGTAAAGTAGTATACGGACAATGGGAAAAAATGGTAAGTGAACAAGATTTTTTGTATGTACAAGAAATAATTAAAGGCAACAGACATGGTTATAAACATGATAATTCTAGTCCCAAACGCCCTCTAAGTGGCTTTATTCGCTGCCAAAATTGTGGTAAAAAAATGACTGGGTACGAAGTAAAAAATAAGAAAACCCATTATTATAAATGTCAAAAATGTCTGGGTGTAAGTATCAATGTAGAAACAACACCTAAAGCGAAAGGAAAAGGGGCTAATGATTTATTTATTGAAGAATTAAATAAATATCAGTTGCCCGTAAATTTAATTGAACCGTTTAAAGAACAATTAAAACTTACATATAACACCTTAAATGGTGATCTGGAACAATCGAATAAATTGATATATGAACAATTGGAAAAATTAAAGATAGACTTTAAGAAGTTAAAAACTAGATATGCTTTAAATGCAGATATTGATAGTGATGTATATCAAGAATTAAAGACAGACTTTGAACTTAAAATTTCTACTTTGGAGAGTGAGATTGAAAATGGAAGTCAAAAAATATCTAACCTGGATAATTATATAACTTTATCGGCGGAAATCGTTGGAAACATCAGTAAATATTGGGCTTTTCAAGAATTAGAAACACAGAAACGAATCCAAGAACTTGTTTTTCCTGAAGGTATTATGTTGGATACAAAAAATAGGGTATATCTAACCTCCAAAGTGAATTTAATATTCGAAGAAAGCTCAATGTTGGTAAAGGATTCCAAAGAAGAAAATAAAAACGACAATGATAAAAAACCATTGTCGTCAAGTATTGTAGCGAGGAGCAGACTTGAACTGCCGACCTTCGGGTTATGA